In Verrucomicrobiia bacterium, the following are encoded in one genomic region:
- a CDS encoding SDR family NAD(P)-dependent oxidoreductase has protein sequence MNFLVTGGAGFIGSHVCEALLQRGHAVWVVDDLNDFYAPALKQANLRALQALGRDFEFVQGDITDPETLEEVFSFARFDQVIHLAARAGVRPSLLQPALYLRVNVEGTALLLEAARRHRVRKLIIASSSSVYGVNAKVPFSENDPIFTPISPYAASKLACEALGHVYHHVHGLDVVMLRFFTVYGPRQRPDLAIHKFARLILAGQPIPVFGDGSTARDYTYITDTVAGVLACTDREFGFEIINLGESQTVTLNRLIEVLEQELGLKALIDRQPPQPGDVPLTYANIEKAQRLLGYAPQVKIEEGIRRFVAWLKANPS, from the coding sequence ATGAACTTTCTGGTTACCGGTGGCGCGGGTTTCATTGGCTCCCATGTCTGCGAGGCCCTCCTGCAGCGCGGACATGCCGTGTGGGTGGTGGACGACTTGAACGACTTCTACGCCCCCGCGCTCAAACAGGCCAACCTCCGCGCCCTCCAGGCCCTCGGCCGGGACTTCGAGTTTGTCCAGGGCGACATCACCGACCCGGAGACCCTCGAAGAGGTGTTCAGCTTCGCCCGCTTTGACCAGGTCATCCATCTGGCGGCGCGGGCCGGCGTGCGGCCCAGCCTGCTGCAGCCCGCCCTTTACCTGCGCGTCAATGTGGAGGGCACGGCCCTGTTGCTCGAAGCCGCCCGGCGGCACCGCGTCCGCAAGCTCATCATCGCCTCCTCCTCCTCCGTGTACGGCGTGAATGCCAAAGTCCCCTTCAGCGAAAACGACCCCATCTTCACCCCCATCAGCCCCTACGCCGCCAGCAAGCTGGCCTGCGAAGCCCTCGGCCATGTCTATCATCATGTCCACGGCCTGGACGTGGTCATGCTCCGCTTCTTCACCGTATATGGCCCGCGCCAGCGCCCCGATTTGGCCATCCACAAATTCGCCCGCCTCATCCTGGCCGGCCAGCCCATCCCCGTCTTCGGCGACGGCTCCACCGCCCGGGACTACACCTACATCACCGACACCGTGGCCGGCGTGCTGGCCTGCACCGACCGGGAGTTTGGATTTGAAATCATCAATCTGGGCGAGTCCCAGACGGTGACGCTCAACCGGTTGATTGAGGTCCTGGAACAGGAACTGGGCCTGAAAGCCCTAATTGACCGGCAGCCGCCCCAACCCGGCGATGTGCCCCTCACCTACGCCAACATCGAAAAGGCGCAACGCCTCCTGGGTTACGCCCCCCAGGTCAAAATCGAGGAGGGCATCCGCCGTTTTGTGGCGTGGCTCAAGGCCAACCCCTCCTAG
- a CDS encoding flavodoxin family protein, which produces MKKTFDRRKFIAAASVTAAAAALPGVGAAEAGAAPLKIIGVACSPRRGMTTAKAVQAALEGARAVDARIQTELVDLGGLQVNGHSPSPRKDDLTPLLPKFQDPAFGGLIIGSPSYFRSMSALCKAFIERCYALRDPKNVFANKPVGVVAVAGNRNGGQELIIQQIHGAMLSFNMLVVGGNSPAYLGGTLMAAKDEISGDEVGLDSARKTGAHVAQVVLRLAGLAAA; this is translated from the coding sequence ATGAAAAAAACCTTTGATCGCCGGAAGTTTATTGCGGCCGCCAGTGTCACGGCGGCGGCGGCCGCCCTGCCTGGGGTTGGCGCCGCGGAGGCGGGCGCGGCCCCGCTTAAAATCATTGGCGTGGCCTGCAGCCCGCGCCGTGGCATGACGACCGCCAAAGCCGTGCAGGCAGCTCTGGAGGGGGCGCGGGCGGTGGATGCGCGGATTCAAACGGAGCTGGTGGATTTGGGCGGGCTGCAGGTCAACGGCCATTCGCCCAGTCCGCGCAAAGATGATCTTACGCCTTTGCTGCCCAAGTTTCAGGATCCGGCCTTTGGGGGGCTCATTATCGGGTCGCCTTCGTATTTCCGCAGCATGAGCGCGTTGTGCAAGGCGTTCATCGAGCGCTGTTATGCGCTGCGGGACCCGAAAAACGTGTTTGCCAACAAGCCGGTGGGGGTGGTGGCGGTGGCCGGGAATCGGAATGGCGGCCAGGAGCTGATCATCCAGCAAATCCACGGGGCCATGCTGAGCTTCAACATGCTGGTGGTGGGGGGCAATTCTCCGGCCTATCTGGGGGGCACGTTGATGGCGGCCAAAGACGAGATCAGCGGGGACGAGGTGGGGCTGGATTCGGCGCGCAAGACCGGCGCCCATGTGGCGCAGGTGGTGCTGCGGCTGGCCGGGCTGGCGGCGGCCTAG